The Cellulomonas sp. S1-8 genome has a window encoding:
- a CDS encoding DUF418 domain-containing protein — translation MSAPPITSSPGASAGPVAAGVSTGLAAPIARIERSLAPDIARGAMLLFIALANVPLYLWNRPLDAYGHIADGTVVDRALHVAEQLLVADRARPMFAILYGFGIAVMADNLARRGVAPAGARRVLARRSLALICLGVLHALLLFFGDILSAYGATGLVALAVVHRSDRVLRRWLWVTGTYVLLVQAPVLALLTSGVIPFPAPPPGEPLYGNTYLEHLVMGVTSAAVQIGMAALLLTFVPLVVAGMLVHRLGWLSRPAEHLPRLRRTLAIAMTVNVLSATPVALIALGAWHPDALGRAGAVYLTIAGGMVGGLGYVCGFALLAHRWAARGRRGFPGALAALGERSLSGYLAQSFLMAPLLAAWGLGLGEGLGYAGAYAVATAAWGVTLLGAVALDRAGRRGPFDALLRRVTYGRGRQ, via the coding sequence GTGAGCGCGCCGCCGATCACCTCGTCCCCCGGCGCGTCGGCCGGACCGGTCGCGGCGGGCGTCTCGACGGGCCTCGCCGCCCCCATCGCCCGCATCGAGCGCTCGCTCGCCCCCGACATCGCCCGGGGCGCGATGCTCCTGTTCATCGCGCTCGCCAACGTGCCGCTCTACCTCTGGAACCGGCCGCTGGACGCGTACGGCCACATCGCCGACGGCACCGTCGTCGACCGCGCCCTGCACGTGGCCGAGCAGCTGCTCGTCGCCGACCGCGCCCGGCCGATGTTCGCGATCCTGTACGGCTTCGGGATCGCGGTCATGGCCGACAACCTGGCACGCCGGGGCGTGGCTCCCGCGGGCGCTCGCCGCGTCCTCGCCCGCCGCAGCCTCGCCCTCATCTGCCTCGGCGTCTTGCACGCGCTGCTGCTGTTCTTCGGCGACATCCTCAGTGCCTACGGCGCGACCGGACTCGTCGCGCTCGCCGTGGTCCACCGTTCTGACCGGGTGCTGCGCCGGTGGCTCTGGGTCACCGGCACCTACGTGCTCCTGGTGCAGGCCCCGGTGCTCGCCCTGCTCACCTCCGGGGTCATCCCGTTCCCCGCCCCACCGCCTGGTGAGCCGCTCTACGGCAACACCTACCTGGAGCACCTGGTCATGGGCGTCACGAGCGCCGCGGTCCAGATCGGCATGGCAGCCCTGCTCCTGACGTTCGTGCCGCTCGTCGTCGCCGGCATGCTCGTGCACCGCCTGGGCTGGTTGTCCCGACCCGCCGAGCACCTCCCCCGCCTGCGCCGGACGCTGGCGATCGCGATGACGGTCAACGTCCTCAGCGCGACGCCCGTCGCGCTGATCGCGCTGGGCGCGTGGCACCCTGACGCCCTCGGCCGGGCGGGGGCCGTCTACCTCACGATCGCCGGCGGCATGGTCGGCGGGCTCGGCTACGTGTGCGGCTTCGCCCTGCTGGCGCACCGGTGGGCTGCGCGGGGTCGACGAGGCTTCCCCGGAGCCCTCGCGGCGCTCGGAGAGCGGTCGCTGAGCGGGTACCTCGCGCAGTCGTTCCTCATGGCGCCGCTGCTCGCTGCCTGGGGCCTCGGCCTCGGTGAGGGGCTGGGCTACGCCGGGGCGTACGCGGTGGCGACGGCGGCTTGGGGTGTGACCCTGCTCGGGGCGGTGGCTCTGGACCGGGCAGGGCGGCGGGGGCCGTTCGACGCGCTCCTGCGACGCGTCACGTACGGGCGGGGGCGCCAGTAG
- the trhA gene encoding PAQR family membrane homeostasis protein TrhA has protein sequence METRALSKDGSVHVTDERINTVSHLAATCFALVGSALLITQAGAQGDPWKIVGFGVYGFSVLMLFASSTLHHGLDRSPRVDEVLRTLDYDSVFLLIAGSVTPLVLVLFRNTYGWTVLGAVWLVAAAGIVLRSLRRDLPKHLTNTLYIVLGWMPVLLVGAGVSLPWGAYALMAAGGVIYSVGFVIFVVERPNPVPGVFGFHEIWHLMVVVAAALHYLLMYWYVLPA, from the coding sequence GTGGAGACGAGGGCACTGAGCAAGGACGGCAGCGTCCACGTCACCGACGAGCGGATCAACACCGTCTCCCACCTGGCCGCGACGTGCTTCGCGCTGGTCGGGTCGGCGCTGCTGATCACGCAGGCAGGCGCCCAGGGGGACCCGTGGAAGATCGTGGGCTTCGGCGTCTACGGCTTCTCGGTGCTCATGCTCTTCGCGTCGAGCACCCTGCACCACGGCCTGGACCGCAGCCCGCGGGTCGACGAGGTGCTGCGCACGCTCGACTACGACTCGGTGTTCCTGCTGATCGCCGGGTCCGTCACGCCGCTGGTGCTGGTGCTGTTCCGCAACACCTACGGGTGGACGGTGCTGGGGGCGGTGTGGCTCGTCGCGGCCGCGGGGATCGTCCTGCGCTCGCTGCGCCGCGACCTGCCCAAGCACCTGACCAACACCCTGTACATCGTGCTGGGCTGGATGCCGGTGCTGCTCGTGGGCGCGGGGGTCTCCCTGCCGTGGGGCGCCTACGCGCTGATGGCCGCCGGTGGGGTGATCTACAGCGTCGGTTTCGTGATCTTCGTCGTCGAGCGGCCCAACCCGGTGCCCGGGGTGTTCGGCTTCCACGAGATCTGGCACCTGATGGTCGTGGTCGCCGCAGCCCTGCACTACTTGCTCATGTATTGGTACGTGCTGCCGGCCTGA
- a CDS encoding DUF3320 domain-containing protein, with product MTDRDHHSDVGEALTLLVEGLAPYVTAGLTVLLPEGASWTELLRRKDAIAGRRDREYHERDLALLLRAMTERLGELGYPFSRTLSRQGQAYASELRDVRNRWAHHEPFTAATAFRALDSAELLLREIGADQADAVGALKSGLLPPPDAAATTTPLDTADDDGPAAPSGGTTIQITALPVLSYAMAHSRIGVIDEITVTGVAAEARGASLEVDVVCATGSLGGPKVHLLDLAAGQPTMLRSVDLVLDPARMLAVDEQQPGQIRTVLRDAAGTVLATGSVDVQILASNQWMARPPHLALEMLAAHVQPNAAAIAPLMVEASDLLRAATGRSALDGYQSEDPERVDATAAAIYDAIRARDVRYAEPPASWGDVGQKVRTPAEVLEGRLGTCLDTTVTYAAALEQAGINPTLWLFAGHVLVGYWRQESTLGMVATPDVADIVNLVDLGLIGLVETTALAGGVESKTFDVARRAGKNRLAGDLSQAVGVTDVRQARLARIFPLPSRSVGADGQVVVHEYAAGAGPTIEAYRGAPSQGTADDRRDVPARVSRWKNSLLDLSLRNRLIHYTDRAGFRLEVPGQALARLEDQISAGVTITLVSSDAVAEIDAARGIRFGRDLPEDTREVLLADKRAAYIDITSASYTSKLRYLTYKAKTIVEETGSNNLYLAFGMLSWRFNDRDLRSPLVLVPVQLSTTSRGQTYRIKLDEAGASTPNYCLLEKLRVSFGLEIPGLAEPGEDSSGIDLPAAFDAVRRAIAVAGLPFRVEETVDLAILQFAKFPLWKDLDQHWETLTENALVHHLVHTPLDAFIDPTPPPQDVDLDLLGAAVPVPADSSQLEAVADAVAGRTFVLEGPPGTGKSQTITNLLARALAEGRRVLFVAEKRAALDVVKKRLEAVGLSHLSLDLHDKGARPAAVRAQLRAALELRATPDVDALRAGSETAAAARRRLATYAARLHEQNAAGHSLYSARSFELASEQAITPLDVPAALVAAGTPEQLDEVRSLLRDLPEVADLARPRPRHPWRFVDVRPDAPFDVAAVHAAALRLDAAIGGALDGGLELPRLGRLRSADDATAWLRLADTPRYPLTSIATVLDSTWRPYLQRVRAGADALAGGTGAWRQVVAPAVMQRDVAAIHAAALAADASGFFGRKKRRRAVLAQFADTLVVPPSEVPLKQLSDLTADLATTYAQVTELRALVTQTPLPFAADGWNPGDPAAAAWMRDNVDTLTWLGEVLAVDGSALRDDLRAYYSGTPQGTSAAVIAELADAWSAFDAAVAVDRSTLERWAGDDGFLTVWWVTRTDRRLESAATLERWADLVRHVEPLRRHGMDAARTEILDGRVAPDDAVLAFDRGAARTSLAERAEATALGDFDVAAHNRTIERFTQATRAVRAELPQAIPDQVLALRRFDVTSGAGQIGGLVRQLKRERGGMTVRALMEHYGELITEIMPCTLMSPESVARFFPARPGLFDVVVFDEASQIRVADAIGAMGRASSVVVVGDSKQMPPTQVAETSASVEDEEDVTVETVVDEESILSECVQSRVPSKWLSWHYRSQDESLIAFSNRLYYEDRLSSFPAPLPGDTRQHPAGYGISLVRVDGKFERSGKGKALRTNPVEADAIVADVRARFAASPGRAPSLGVITFNAQQRDLIDNLLRDSGDDRIVAALDEADGLFVKNLENVQGDERDCILFSVAFSANDRGVVPLNFGPLSKPGGERRLNVAVTRARRQVVLYASFAPEALRAEESTQVGTKHLRAYLEMAAHGVEVAAADGRRRGIVDHHRDDLAAKLRLAGYAVRTDVGLSDFRVDVSIAAADDPDQPLVAVLLDGPTWHARRTVADRDGLPVEVLQGIMRWPGVERVWLPEWVQQREETLARLAGAVERAREVVRAAAAAVEGADFGTPEVDDLQVGTADAEPWGDVVDGVIDDVVDDDAPITALDAPAPGPRRHPAVRDHVEWAPGRLGTVATLDGLASGRTAAEVRAAIVDAIAVEGPIHPDRLTKIVAGAYGLGRVGEERKAAITRLVPVENRTAGDDFYWPAGVSPQAWLDVRRAASGVSRPVEEVSLVEIANAMRVAAEETGGASADELKRRALLMFGGKRVTEAIGKRLDAGLEVAVEWGRVQVRGAGMYVSGG from the coding sequence GTGACCGACCGGGATCACCACAGCGACGTGGGCGAGGCGCTGACGCTGCTCGTGGAGGGCCTCGCCCCGTACGTCACGGCGGGTCTGACCGTCCTGCTCCCCGAGGGCGCGAGCTGGACCGAGCTCCTGCGTCGCAAGGACGCCATCGCGGGCCGTCGTGACCGGGAGTACCACGAGCGGGACCTCGCCCTGCTGCTGCGGGCGATGACGGAGCGGCTCGGTGAGCTGGGCTACCCGTTCAGCCGCACGCTCTCGCGGCAGGGCCAGGCGTACGCGAGCGAGCTGCGTGACGTCCGCAACCGGTGGGCGCACCACGAGCCGTTCACCGCCGCCACCGCCTTCCGCGCGCTGGACTCCGCGGAGCTCCTGCTCCGGGAGATCGGCGCGGACCAGGCCGACGCCGTCGGTGCGCTCAAGTCCGGCCTGCTCCCGCCCCCGGACGCCGCGGCGACGACGACTCCCCTCGACACCGCCGACGACGACGGACCCGCGGCTCCCTCCGGCGGCACGACGATCCAGATCACGGCCCTGCCCGTCCTCAGCTACGCGATGGCGCACAGCCGCATCGGCGTCATCGACGAGATCACGGTGACCGGCGTCGCGGCCGAGGCGCGCGGGGCGTCGCTCGAGGTCGACGTCGTGTGCGCGACGGGGTCGCTCGGCGGGCCCAAGGTGCACCTCCTCGACCTCGCCGCGGGGCAGCCCACGATGCTGCGCTCCGTCGACCTCGTCCTCGACCCCGCGCGCATGCTCGCGGTCGACGAGCAGCAGCCGGGGCAGATCCGCACGGTGCTGCGCGACGCGGCCGGCACCGTCCTCGCGACCGGGTCCGTCGACGTGCAGATCCTCGCGTCGAACCAGTGGATGGCGCGCCCCCCGCACCTCGCGCTGGAGATGCTCGCCGCGCACGTGCAGCCGAACGCCGCGGCGATCGCGCCCCTGATGGTCGAGGCGTCGGACCTGCTGCGCGCTGCCACGGGGCGTTCCGCGCTCGACGGCTACCAGTCGGAGGACCCGGAGCGCGTCGACGCGACGGCCGCGGCGATCTACGACGCGATCCGGGCGCGCGACGTCCGGTACGCGGAGCCGCCCGCGTCGTGGGGCGACGTCGGGCAGAAGGTCCGGACGCCCGCCGAGGTGCTCGAGGGGCGCCTGGGCACCTGCCTGGACACGACCGTGACGTACGCGGCGGCGCTCGAGCAGGCCGGGATCAACCCGACGCTGTGGCTCTTCGCAGGGCACGTCCTCGTCGGCTACTGGCGGCAGGAGTCGACCCTCGGCATGGTCGCGACGCCCGACGTGGCGGACATCGTCAACCTCGTCGACCTGGGCCTCATCGGCCTCGTCGAGACGACGGCCCTCGCCGGAGGCGTCGAGTCGAAGACGTTCGACGTGGCACGTCGTGCGGGCAAGAACCGGCTCGCGGGCGACCTGTCGCAGGCCGTCGGCGTGACCGACGTCCGGCAGGCACGCCTCGCCCGGATCTTCCCGCTGCCCAGCCGCTCGGTCGGGGCGGACGGGCAGGTGGTGGTGCACGAGTACGCCGCCGGCGCCGGTCCGACGATCGAGGCGTACCGCGGTGCGCCGTCGCAGGGCACGGCCGACGACCGCCGGGACGTGCCCGCGCGCGTCAGCCGGTGGAAGAACTCCCTGCTCGACCTGAGCCTGCGCAACAGGCTCATCCACTACACGGACCGGGCCGGCTTCCGCCTCGAGGTGCCCGGGCAGGCGCTCGCGCGCCTGGAGGACCAGATCAGCGCGGGCGTGACGATCACGCTCGTCTCGTCGGACGCCGTCGCGGAGATCGACGCGGCGCGCGGCATCCGGTTCGGCCGGGACCTCCCCGAGGACACCCGCGAGGTCCTGCTGGCCGACAAGCGCGCCGCGTACATCGACATCACGTCGGCGTCGTACACGAGCAAGCTGCGGTACCTGACGTACAAGGCGAAGACGATCGTGGAGGAGACGGGCTCGAACAACCTGTACCTCGCGTTCGGGATGCTCAGCTGGCGGTTCAACGACCGCGACCTGCGCTCGCCTCTCGTGCTGGTGCCGGTGCAGCTCTCGACGACGAGCCGCGGCCAGACGTACCGCATCAAGCTCGACGAGGCGGGCGCGTCGACGCCCAACTACTGCCTGCTGGAGAAGCTGCGCGTCTCGTTCGGGCTCGAGATCCCGGGGCTGGCCGAGCCGGGTGAGGACTCGTCGGGCATCGACCTGCCGGCGGCGTTCGACGCGGTCCGGCGGGCCATCGCCGTGGCGGGCCTGCCGTTCCGCGTCGAGGAGACGGTCGACCTGGCGATCCTGCAGTTCGCCAAGTTCCCGCTGTGGAAGGACCTGGACCAGCACTGGGAGACGCTGACCGAGAACGCCCTGGTGCACCACCTCGTGCACACCCCGCTCGACGCCTTCATCGACCCCACGCCCCCGCCGCAGGACGTCGACCTCGACCTGCTCGGCGCCGCCGTCCCCGTCCCGGCCGACAGCTCGCAGCTCGAGGCTGTCGCCGACGCCGTCGCGGGGCGGACGTTCGTGCTCGAGGGTCCGCCCGGGACGGGCAAGTCGCAGACGATCACGAACCTGCTGGCGCGCGCGCTGGCCGAGGGGCGTCGCGTGCTGTTCGTCGCCGAGAAGCGCGCGGCGCTCGACGTCGTCAAGAAGCGGCTCGAGGCCGTGGGGCTGAGCCACCTGTCGCTCGACCTGCACGACAAGGGCGCGCGGCCCGCGGCGGTCCGGGCGCAGCTCCGCGCCGCGCTCGAGCTGCGCGCCACGCCCGACGTCGACGCGCTGCGGGCCGGTTCCGAGACCGCAGCCGCCGCCCGCCGACGCCTCGCCACGTACGCGGCGCGGCTGCACGAGCAGAACGCCGCCGGGCACTCCCTGTACTCGGCGCGCAGCTTCGAGCTCGCGTCCGAGCAGGCGATCACGCCGCTGGACGTCCCCGCCGCGCTCGTCGCCGCGGGCACTCCGGAGCAGCTCGACGAGGTCCGCAGCCTGCTGCGTGACCTGCCCGAGGTGGCCGATCTCGCGCGGCCCCGGCCGCGGCACCCGTGGCGGTTCGTCGACGTGCGGCCGGACGCACCGTTCGACGTCGCCGCCGTGCACGCCGCGGCGCTGCGCCTGGACGCCGCGATCGGTGGTGCGCTGGACGGCGGCCTGGAGCTGCCTCGGCTCGGTCGGCTGCGGTCAGCGGACGACGCGACGGCGTGGCTCCGGCTCGCCGACACGCCCCGGTACCCGCTCACGAGCATCGCCACGGTGCTCGACTCGACCTGGCGCCCGTACCTGCAGCGCGTGCGCGCGGGGGCCGACGCGTTGGCGGGCGGGACGGGCGCGTGGCGGCAGGTCGTCGCGCCGGCCGTCATGCAGCGTGACGTGGCCGCCATCCACGCGGCGGCGCTCGCGGCTGACGCGTCCGGGTTCTTCGGGCGCAAGAAGCGGCGCCGGGCGGTGCTCGCGCAGTTCGCAGACACGCTCGTCGTGCCGCCGTCGGAGGTGCCGCTCAAGCAGCTGTCGGACCTGACCGCGGACCTGGCGACGACGTACGCCCAGGTCACGGAGCTGCGCGCGCTCGTCACGCAGACCCCGCTCCCCTTCGCCGCCGACGGCTGGAACCCCGGCGACCCAGCGGCTGCGGCCTGGATGCGCGACAACGTCGACACGCTGACGTGGCTCGGTGAGGTGCTGGCCGTCGACGGCTCGGCGCTGCGCGACGACCTGCGCGCGTACTACTCGGGGACGCCGCAGGGGACGTCCGCCGCGGTGATCGCTGAGCTGGCTGACGCCTGGTCGGCGTTCGACGCCGCGGTGGCGGTGGACCGCTCGACGCTCGAGCGGTGGGCCGGGGACGACGGGTTCCTCACGGTCTGGTGGGTCACGCGCACCGACCGCCGTCTGGAGTCCGCCGCGACCCTCGAGCGGTGGGCGGACCTGGTCCGGCACGTCGAGCCGCTGCGCCGGCACGGCATGGACGCCGCCCGCACCGAGATCCTCGACGGCCGCGTCGCCCCTGACGACGCCGTCCTCGCCTTCGACCGCGGCGCCGCCCGCACGTCGCTGGCCGAGCGCGCCGAGGCGACCGCGCTCGGCGACTTCGACGTCGCCGCCCACAACCGGACGATCGAGCGCTTCACGCAGGCGACGCGCGCCGTGCGGGCCGAGCTGCCGCAGGCGATCCCCGACCAGGTCCTGGCGCTGCGCCGGTTCGATGTCACCTCCGGCGCCGGGCAGATCGGGGGGCTCGTCCGGCAGCTCAAGCGCGAGCGCGGCGGCATGACGGTGCGCGCGCTCATGGAGCACTACGGCGAGCTGATCACCGAGATCATGCCGTGCACGCTCATGAGCCCGGAGTCGGTCGCGCGGTTCTTCCCCGCGCGGCCCGGTCTGTTCGACGTCGTCGTGTTCGACGAGGCCTCGCAGATCCGCGTCGCCGACGCGATCGGGGCGATGGGGCGGGCGTCGTCCGTGGTCGTCGTCGGCGACAGCAAGCAGATGCCGCCCACGCAGGTCGCCGAGACGAGCGCGAGCGTCGAGGACGAGGAGGACGTCACGGTCGAGACCGTGGTCGACGAGGAGTCGATCCTCTCCGAGTGCGTCCAGTCGCGGGTGCCGAGCAAGTGGCTGTCGTGGCACTACCGCAGCCAGGACGAGTCGCTCATCGCGTTCAGCAACCGGCTGTACTACGAGGACCGCCTCTCGTCGTTCCCCGCACCTCTGCCCGGCGACACCCGGCAGCACCCCGCCGGGTACGGGATCTCGCTGGTCCGCGTCGACGGGAAGTTCGAGCGCTCCGGCAAGGGCAAGGCGCTGCGGACCAACCCCGTCGAGGCCGACGCGATCGTCGCGGACGTGCGGGCACGCTTCGCGGCGTCACCGGGCCGCGCGCCGTCGCTGGGTGTGATCACGTTCAACGCCCAGCAGCGCGACCTCATCGACAACCTGCTGCGCGACAGCGGCGACGACCGGATCGTCGCCGCGCTCGACGAGGCCGACGGCCTGTTCGTCAAGAACCTCGAGAACGTCCAGGGCGACGAGCGCGACTGCATCCTGTTCTCCGTCGCGTTCAGCGCGAACGACCGCGGTGTGGTGCCGCTGAACTTCGGGCCGCTGTCGAAGCCCGGTGGGGAGCGGCGGCTCAACGTCGCCGTCACGCGCGCCCGGCGGCAGGTGGTGCTGTACGCGAGCTTCGCGCCCGAGGCGCTGCGCGCGGAGGAGTCGACGCAGGTCGGCACCAAGCACCTGCGCGCGTACCTGGAGATGGCGGCACACGGCGTCGAGGTCGCGGCGGCGGACGGCCGACGACGCGGGATCGTGGACCACCACCGAGACGACCTGGCCGCCAAGCTGCGGCTCGCCGGGTACGCCGTGCGGACCGATGTCGGGCTGTCGGACTTCCGCGTCGACGTGTCGATCGCTGCTGCCGACGACCCCGACCAGCCGCTGGTCGCCGTCCTGCTCGACGGGCCGACGTGGCACGCGCGGCGGACCGTGGCCGACCGGGACGGGCTGCCGGTGGAGGTGCTGCAGGGGATCATGCGGTGGCCCGGGGTGGAGCGGGTGTGGCTGCCGGAGTGGGTGCAGCAGCGCGAGGAGACGCTGGCGCGGTTGGCGGGGGCGGTGGAGAGGGCGCGGGAGGTGGTGCGTGCGGCTGCGGCGGCGGTGGAGGGCGCGGACTTCGGGACGCCCGAGGTCGATGACCTGCAGGTCGGGACGGCGGACGCCGAGCCCTGGGGCGACGTCGTGGACGGGGTGATCGACGATGTGGTCGACGACGACGCGCCCATCACGGCCCTCGACGCCCCGGCGCCCGGCCCTCGCCGCCATCCCGCGGTGCGCGACCACGTGGAGTGGGCACCGGGTCGACTGGGGACGGTCGCGACGCTCGACGGGCTCGCGTCGGGCCGGACCGCGGCGGAGGTGCGCGCCGCGATCGTCGACGCCATCGCCGTCGAGGGGCCGATCCACCCCGACCGCCTGACGAAGATCGTGGCGGGCGCGTACGGGCTGGGGCGCGTCGGGGAGGAGCGGAAGGCGGCGATCACGCGGCTCGTGCCGGTGGAGAACCGGACTGCCGGGGACGACTTCTACTGGCCGGCGGGGGTCTCGCCCCAGGCATGGCTCGACGTGCGGCGTGCGGCTTCCGGGGTGAGCCGGCCCGTCGAGGAGGTGTCGCTCGTGGAGATCGCGAACGCCATGCGCGTGGCCGCCGAGGAGACCGGTGGGGCGTCGGCGGACGAGCTCAAGCGCCGGGCGCTGCTGATGTTCGGTGGGAAGCGGGTGACCGAGGCGATCGGGAAGCGGCTGGATGCGGGGCTCGAGGTCGCGGTGGAGTGGGGGCGAGTGCAGGTGCGGGGGGCGGGGATGTACGTGAGCGGGGGGTGA
- a CDS encoding winged helix-turn-helix domain-containing protein, producing the protein MRHMRTEAPALVPIFRSALQARLLLHILTSDKPATAADLARVLDAPEPTVSREVRRLLDSGLIAGVRIGRATVVSPAVDNPATAPLRQLLIVTYGPARLIEQALAGVDGIEAAYVHGSWAARYQGEAGKAPGDVDVLIVGQPSRAQVDVALDGLEHRLAREVNVTYVSPQRWRDADEPFIAAVRERPLVELHVGRHEQAAAS; encoded by the coding sequence ATGCGTCATATGCGAACTGAGGCTCCGGCACTGGTACCGATCTTCCGGTCGGCTCTGCAGGCACGTCTCCTCCTGCACATCTTGACCAGCGACAAGCCCGCCACCGCCGCGGACCTGGCGCGCGTCCTCGACGCACCCGAGCCCACGGTCTCCCGCGAGGTGCGTCGCCTGCTCGACTCCGGTCTGATCGCCGGTGTGCGGATCGGCCGCGCGACCGTGGTAAGCCCCGCCGTGGACAACCCCGCCACCGCGCCCCTGCGTCAGCTGCTGATCGTGACCTATGGCCCCGCCCGGTTGATCGAGCAGGCTCTGGCGGGCGTCGACGGCATCGAGGCCGCCTACGTGCACGGGTCCTGGGCCGCGCGGTACCAGGGCGAGGCGGGCAAGGCGCCCGGCGACGTCGATGTCCTCATCGTCGGCCAGCCCTCCCGCGCTCAGGTCGATGTCGCTCTCGACGGCCTCGAGCACCGGCTGGCACGCGAGGTCAATGTCACCTACGTGAGCCCGCAGCGCTGGCGCGACGCGGACGAGCCATTCATCGCGGCCGTCCGTGAACGTCCCCTTGTCGAGCTGCACGTGGGCCGCCACGAACAGGCGGCCGCCTCGTGA
- a CDS encoding helix-turn-helix domain-containing protein, which produces MSDFHGAELRARRTRLGLTQRELAARSGVAQPAIAAAETGRRGIGPEGWARLEAALRVRPSTVLDRHRAAVRAAVARHHGHDALVIGSVARGEDTPDSDVDLMITFDDGTDLVDVLDLTDELEQLLGTKVDVVSGRVVGAVSAHARRDAVPL; this is translated from the coding sequence ATGAGCGACTTCCACGGCGCCGAGCTGCGAGCCCGTCGGACGCGCCTCGGGCTCACCCAACGTGAGCTCGCGGCTCGGTCCGGGGTCGCTCAGCCCGCCATCGCGGCCGCCGAGACCGGACGTCGCGGCATCGGCCCCGAGGGGTGGGCCAGGCTCGAGGCGGCACTGCGCGTCCGCCCGTCCACCGTGCTCGACCGCCACCGCGCGGCGGTCCGCGCGGCCGTCGCCCGGCACCACGGTCACGACGCGCTGGTCATCGGCTCGGTCGCCCGAGGTGAGGACACCCCGGACTCCGACGTCGACCTCATGATCACCTTCGACGACGGAACCGACCTCGTCGACGTCCTCGACCTCACCGACGAGCTCGAGCAGCTGCTGGGGACGAAGGTGGACGTCGTCTCCGGCCGCGTGGTCGGGGCAGTCAGCGCACATGCCCGTCGCGACGCGGTTCCTCTGTGA
- a CDS encoding HD domain-containing protein: MTDLVTTAREIATDAHRGQVDKVGAPYIGHPTRVAAHAAAAGGDERVIAAAWLHDVVEDAGITPDHLRAAGIPDDVVAAVVALSKVPGQSVEDYFAGVNRDPIAIAVKHADLADNTDPARLAVLDEDTRRRLVAKYERARTLLAASSHP, encoded by the coding sequence ATGACGGACCTCGTCACCACCGCCCGCGAGATCGCCACCGACGCCCACCGCGGCCAGGTCGACAAGGTCGGCGCCCCGTACATCGGTCACCCGACCCGCGTCGCCGCGCACGCAGCGGCCGCAGGCGGCGACGAGCGCGTCATCGCCGCGGCGTGGTTGCACGACGTCGTCGAGGACGCCGGCATCACGCCCGACCACCTACGTGCCGCGGGCATTCCCGACGACGTCGTCGCGGCGGTCGTCGCCCTCAGCAAGGTGCCCGGGCAGAGCGTCGAGGACTACTTCGCCGGCGTGAACCGCGACCCGATCGCGATCGCCGTCAAGCACGCGGACCTGGCCGACAACACCGACCCGGCGCGCCTTGCCGTGCTCGACGAGGACACGCGCCGGCGTCTGGTGGCGAAGTACGAGCGAGCCCGCACGCTGCTCGCAGCGTCCTCGCACCCCTGA
- a CDS encoding DUF86 domain-containing protein yields MSLGQDAYLADDAQGRLLRNAGERIVIKVSTVVERLPDDFKVDHPHVEWVKIQRMRNLIAHHYDRVQADFVWATLAHRIPGLIENVVGRRS; encoded by the coding sequence GTGAGCCTCGGCCAGGACGCCTACCTCGCGGACGACGCCCAGGGTCGGCTGCTGCGCAACGCGGGAGAACGCATCGTCATCAAGGTCTCGACGGTCGTCGAGAGACTGCCCGACGACTTCAAGGTGGACCACCCGCACGTCGAATGGGTCAAGATCCAACGGATGCGCAATCTCATCGCGCACCACTACGACAGGGTGCAGGCAGACTTCGTGTGGGCGACGCTCGCGCACCGCATCCCCGGGCTCATCGAGAACGTGGTGGGACGCCGGAGCTGA
- a CDS encoding helix-turn-helix domain-containing protein: MGRMATHALSTTLDPADPAVRSDARNLADRLVSDTPVEAAVRAMLDDVAHGARVVVLRAEDEVTPAKAAEILGVTRQFVDRLCEGGVLPFRRLPGSRHRRIRVQDVVDVAAEREQRRAGADAIRAALEA; this comes from the coding sequence ATGGGACGCATGGCGACACACGCGCTCTCCACGACTCTCGACCCTGCGGATCCCGCCGTCCGTTCCGATGCCAGGAACCTGGCGGATCGGCTCGTGAGCGACACCCCGGTCGAGGCCGCCGTGCGCGCGATGCTCGACGACGTGGCACACGGCGCCCGGGTCGTGGTGCTGCGCGCCGAGGACGAGGTCACTCCAGCCAAGGCGGCAGAGATCCTCGGCGTGACGCGGCAGTTCGTCGACCGTCTGTGCGAGGGCGGCGTGCTCCCCTTCCGCCGCCTGCCGGGCAGTCGCCACCGCCGCATCCGGGTGCAGGACGTCGTGGACGTCGCCGCCGAGCGCGAACAGCGCCGGGCCGGCGCTGACGCGATCCGCGCAGCTCTCGAGGCGTAG